In one window of Macadamia integrifolia cultivar HAES 741 chromosome 2, SCU_Mint_v3, whole genome shotgun sequence DNA:
- the LOC122072285 gene encoding suppressor of mec-8 and unc-52 protein homolog 2-like → MASSKRNYKEKMIRRKEEKQEEPEVPKYRDRAKERREDQNPDYEPTGLGAFHAMAPPGNVDLWSADVHMISIENNKYLGGPVHCFLNTWYLVGS, encoded by the exons ATGGCTTCCtcaaaaagaaattacaaagaGAAGATGATTCGTCGCAA AGAAGAGAAGCAAGAAGAGCCAGAAGTTCCAAAATATAGAGATCGAGCTAAGGAGCGCAGAGAAGATCAAAACCCTGATTATGAGCCAACTGGATTGGGAGCTTTTCACGCAATGGCTCCCCCTGGGAACGTTGATTTATG GTCAGCTGATGTGCATATGATATCTATCGAGAACAACAAGTATCTTGGAGGTCCGGTACATTGCTTTTTAAACACTTGGTACTTGGTGGGTAGTTAG